In Oncorhynchus tshawytscha isolate Ot180627B linkage group LG28, Otsh_v2.0, whole genome shotgun sequence, a genomic segment contains:
- the LOC112226762 gene encoding sterile alpha motif domain-containing protein 13, whose translation MENKTNGSVEAKLVAENGQLPDPADWAFTDVVNYFKAAGFDEQATAFQDQEIDGKSLLLMTRNDVLTGLSIKLGPALKIYEYHVKPLQTQHLKSNANAPLHAPQRVTR comes from the exons ATGGAGAACAAAACAAATGGATCAGTGGAAGCTAAACT TGTGGCGGAGAATGGCCAGCTGCCGGACCCTGCAGACTGGGCATTTACTGATGTCGTCAATTATTTCAAAGCTGCAGGATTTGATGAGCAGGCTACTGCTTTCCAGGACCAG GAAATCGATGGCAAGTCTCTGCTCCTGATGACACGGAATGATGTCCTGACTGGTCTTTCTATCAAACTGGGGCCAGCACTGAAGATCTACGAGTACCACGTGAAACCACTTCAAACTCAGCACCTGAAGAGTAATGCTAATGCACCACTGCATGCCCCTCAACGTGTAACAAGATAA